A stretch of Gymnodinialimonas phycosphaerae DNA encodes these proteins:
- a CDS encoding zinc-finger domain-containing protein — protein sequence MAIDAPETEIVSTTRVACDGGEGALGHPRVWLMIDPDTGFVECGYCDKKFVHEDFVDKTG from the coding sequence ATGGCCATCGACGCCCCCGAGACAGAAATCGTGTCCACGACCCGCGTGGCCTGTGATGGCGGCGAAGGCGCCTTGGGCCATCCGCGCGTCTGGCTGATGATCGACCCCGACACCGGCTTCGTCGAATGCGGCTATTGCGACAAGAAGTTCGTGCATGAGGATTTCGTCGACAAGACCGGGTGA
- a CDS encoding pyruvate dehydrogenase complex dihydrolipoamide acetyltransferase: MPIEILMPALSPTMEEGTLAKWLVKEGDTVSSGDLLAEIETDKATMEFEAVDEGVIGKILVAEGTEGVKVNTAIALIGEEGEDFSAAPSVAPAAEAAAPAAEEAAPAAAAAAAAATPAPAAPAKADGGRIFASPLARRIAADKGLDLATITGSGPHGRVVKADVEGASAAPKAAAAPAAEAPKAAAAPAGGGSMPTGPSTEQVLKMYEGREFEEVKLNGMRKTVAARLTEAKQTIPHFYLRRDIQLDALLAFRSQLNKQLEGRGVKLSVNDFVIKACALALQAVPDANAVWAGDRMIKLKPSDVAVAVAVDGGLFTPVLKDSDTKSLSALSAEMKDLAGRARDGKLAPHEYVGGSFAISNLGMMGIENFDAVINPPHGAILAVGAGVKKPVVGADGELAVATVMSCTLSVDHRVIDGALGAELLAAIKENLENPMVMLA; the protein is encoded by the coding sequence ATGCCCATTGAAATCCTGATGCCCGCCCTCTCGCCGACCATGGAAGAAGGCACCCTTGCGAAATGGCTGGTGAAAGAAGGCGACACCGTCTCTTCCGGCGATCTGCTGGCCGAGATCGAGACCGACAAGGCCACGATGGAGTTCGAAGCCGTCGATGAAGGCGTGATCGGCAAGATCCTTGTGGCCGAGGGCACCGAGGGCGTGAAGGTCAACACCGCCATTGCCCTGATCGGCGAGGAAGGCGAAGACTTCTCCGCCGCGCCTTCCGTGGCCCCCGCCGCTGAGGCGGCTGCCCCGGCAGCGGAAGAAGCGGCCCCGGCGGCTGCGGCTGCGGCTGCTGCTGCGACCCCTGCCCCGGCAGCCCCGGCAAAAGCCGATGGCGGACGTATCTTCGCCTCGCCTTTGGCGCGCCGGATCGCTGCCGACAAGGGTCTGGATCTGGCCACGATCACGGGCTCCGGCCCCCATGGCCGCGTCGTGAAGGCCGACGTGGAAGGTGCGAGTGCTGCGCCCAAAGCCGCCGCAGCCCCGGCCGCCGAGGCGCCCAAGGCCGCCGCAGCGCCCGCTGGCGGTGGGTCGATGCCCACGGGTCCGTCGACCGAACAGGTCCTCAAGATGTACGAGGGCCGCGAGTTCGAAGAGGTCAAGCTCAACGGTATGCGCAAGACCGTTGCCGCGCGCCTGACCGAGGCAAAGCAGACCATCCCGCACTTCTACCTGCGTCGCGATATCCAACTGGACGCGCTTTTGGCGTTCCGCTCGCAGCTCAACAAGCAGCTGGAAGGCCGGGGCGTGAAGCTGTCCGTCAACGACTTCGTCATCAAGGCCTGTGCCTTGGCGCTGCAAGCCGTGCCCGACGCCAACGCCGTCTGGGCGGGTGATCGGATGATCAAGCTCAAGCCCTCAGACGTGGCCGTGGCGGTCGCCGTCGATGGTGGCCTGTTCACGCCGGTCCTGAAAGACAGCGATACCAAGTCCCTGTCGGCCCTGTCGGCCGAGATGAAGGATCTTGCGGGTCGTGCGCGCGATGGCAAGCTGGCACCGCACGAATACGTGGGCGGCTCTTTCGCCATTTCCAACCTTGGGATGATGGGGATCGAGAACTTCGACGCGGTCATCAACCCGCCCCACGGCGCGATCCTCGCCGTCGGCGCAGGCGTCAAGAAACCTGTCGTGGGTGCGGACGGAGAGCTGGCCGTGGCGACAGTCATGTCGTGCACGCTGTCGGTGGATCACCGTGTGATCGATGGTGCCTTGGGGGCCGAGCTTCTGGCCGCGATCAAGGAAAACCTTGAAAACCCGATGGTGATGTTGGCCTGA
- the pdhA gene encoding pyruvate dehydrogenase (acetyl-transferring) E1 component subunit alpha yields MAARKTTAKAATSSNVSAEELKTYYREMLLIRRFEEKAGQLYGMGLIGGFCHLYIGQEAVVVGLEAAAEEGDKRITSYRDHGHMLACGMDPKGVMAELTGREGGYSKGKGGSMHMFSKEKHFYGGHGIVAAQVPIGAGLAFADKYLGNDRVTFTYFGDGAANQGQVYEAYNMAEIWGLPCIFVIENNQYAMGTSTKRSTHSPSYWERGAAYGIKGEEVDGMDVLAVKAAGEKAVAHCRAGNGPYILEIKTYRYRGHSMSDPAKYRTREEVQEMREKRDAIEHIRQMLLTGGHATEDDLKAIDKEIKEVVNASAEFAKESPEPALEELWTDIYADEAPQGEAV; encoded by the coding sequence ATGGCTGCACGCAAGACAACCGCCAAAGCGGCAACTTCGTCGAATGTTTCGGCGGAAGAGCTCAAGACCTATTACCGCGAGATGCTTTTGATCCGCCGCTTCGAAGAGAAGGCGGGCCAACTCTACGGCATGGGCCTGATCGGCGGTTTCTGCCACCTCTATATCGGTCAAGAGGCCGTCGTTGTGGGCCTTGAGGCCGCCGCCGAGGAAGGCGACAAGCGCATCACCTCGTACCGCGATCACGGCCACATGCTGGCGTGTGGGATGGATCCCAAGGGCGTGATGGCCGAGTTGACCGGCCGCGAAGGCGGTTATTCGAAGGGCAAGGGCGGCTCCATGCACATGTTCTCGAAGGAGAAACATTTCTATGGCGGCCACGGCATCGTCGCAGCCCAGGTGCCGATCGGCGCGGGCCTTGCGTTTGCGGATAAGTACCTTGGCAACGACCGCGTGACCTTCACCTATTTCGGCGACGGTGCCGCCAACCAGGGCCAAGTCTACGAGGCCTACAACATGGCCGAAATCTGGGGCCTGCCCTGCATTTTCGTCATTGAAAACAACCAGTACGCCATGGGCACTTCGACCAAACGCTCCACCCATTCGCCGTCTTACTGGGAACGGGGTGCCGCCTACGGCATCAAGGGCGAGGAAGTGGACGGCATGGACGTGCTGGCCGTGAAGGCCGCCGGTGAAAAGGCCGTCGCCCACTGCCGCGCAGGCAACGGGCCGTACATCCTGGAAATCAAGACCTACCGCTATCGCGGCCACTCCATGTCGGACCCGGCGAAGTACCGGACCCGCGAAGAAGTGCAGGAGATGCGCGAAAAGCGCGACGCGATCGAACACATCCGCCAGATGCTGCTGACCGGCGGCCACGCGACGGAAGATGACCTGAAGGCCATCGACAAGGAAATCAAAGAGGTCGTCAACGCCTCGGCCGAGTTCGCCAAGGAAAGCCCGGAACCCGCGCTGGAAGAACTCTGGACTGACATCTACGCCGATGAGGCACCGCAAGGGGAGGCTGTGTAA
- a CDS encoding MmcQ/YjbR family DNA-binding protein, with translation MSHPPGIRTWSELRAFALSLGLPKVEDAVSWGNPNLKAHGKMWCWWSPYVDAAIFKGTREEREVLLDANPDTFVMHPHYANTGLTLVAAGRIDPDWAEARLRRTWRDMAPKRWLASHDAGQG, from the coding sequence ATGTCCCACCCACCCGGCATCCGCACCTGGTCCGAGTTGCGCGCCTTCGCCCTGTCGCTTGGCCTGCCCAAGGTTGAAGACGCGGTGTCATGGGGCAACCCGAACCTCAAAGCTCACGGCAAGATGTGGTGCTGGTGGTCGCCCTACGTCGATGCGGCGATCTTCAAGGGCACCCGCGAGGAGCGCGAGGTACTGCTGGACGCCAACCCTGACACCTTCGTGATGCATCCGCACTACGCCAACACCGGGCTGACCCTCGTGGCGGCGGGCCGGATCGACCCCGATTGGGCGGAGGCGCGGCTGAGACGCACGTGGCGGGATATGGCTCCGAAACGCTGGCTCGCCAGCCATGATGCGGGGCAAGGCTGA
- a CDS encoding pyruvate dehydrogenase complex E1 component subunit beta — MAVEILMPALSPTMEEGTLAKWLVKEGDTVQSGDILAEIETDKATMEFEAVDEGVIGKILVEEGTEGVKVNTAIAIIGEKGEDMSAAEAESAPAPAALNGSEGKSDPAPATTAPAPAAPKANTSPDWPDGTPMKTQTVREALRDAMSEEMRADPNVFVMGEEVAEYNGAYKITQGMLDEFGEKRVIDTPITEHGFAGIGVGAAFGGLKPIVEFMTFNFAMQAIDHIINSAAKTLYMSGGQMGAPMVFRGANGAAARVGAQHSHDYATWYSQVPGLKVVMPYSAADAKGLLKTAIRDPNPVVFLENEILYGRSFEVPDMDDFTIPFGKAKIWREGTDVTIVSFGIGMTYALEAADKLAEDGISAEVVDLRTLRPLDYDTLLASVMKTNRCVTVEEGFPVCSIGNHLSAYLMQNAFDYLDAPVINCTGKDVPMPYAANLERHALITTDEVIEAVKQVTYR; from the coding sequence ATGGCTGTAGAAATTCTGATGCCCGCCCTCTCCCCCACGATGGAAGAAGGCACGCTGGCCAAATGGCTGGTGAAAGAAGGCGACACCGTGCAATCCGGCGATATCCTGGCCGAGATTGAAACCGATAAAGCCACGATGGAATTCGAAGCTGTCGACGAAGGTGTGATCGGCAAGATCCTTGTAGAAGAAGGCACCGAAGGCGTGAAGGTGAACACCGCCATCGCGATCATCGGCGAAAAGGGCGAGGATATGTCTGCCGCCGAAGCGGAAAGTGCACCCGCGCCTGCCGCGCTGAACGGTTCTGAAGGCAAGTCCGACCCTGCGCCTGCGACCACCGCCCCTGCCCCCGCCGCGCCAAAGGCGAACACCAGCCCCGATTGGCCCGACGGCACGCCGATGAAGACCCAGACGGTGCGCGAAGCGCTTCGCGATGCCATGTCCGAGGAAATGCGCGCCGACCCCAACGTTTTCGTGATGGGTGAGGAAGTGGCCGAGTACAACGGCGCCTACAAGATCACCCAAGGCATGCTGGATGAGTTCGGCGAGAAGCGCGTCATCGACACGCCAATCACCGAGCACGGCTTTGCCGGCATCGGTGTGGGCGCGGCCTTCGGCGGGCTCAAGCCCATCGTCGAGTTCATGACCTTCAACTTCGCCATGCAGGCGATTGACCACATCATCAACTCTGCCGCCAAGACGCTTTACATGTCAGGCGGCCAGATGGGCGCGCCCATGGTGTTCCGGGGCGCCAACGGTGCCGCCGCCCGCGTGGGCGCGCAGCACAGCCACGACTACGCGACGTGGTATTCCCAAGTGCCCGGCCTCAAGGTCGTCATGCCCTATTCGGCAGCCGACGCCAAAGGCCTGCTGAAAACCGCCATCCGCGACCCCAACCCGGTCGTATTCCTTGAAAACGAGATCCTCTACGGTCGCTCGTTCGAGGTGCCGGACATGGATGATTTCACCATCCCCTTCGGCAAGGCCAAGATCTGGCGCGAGGGCACGGACGTCACCATCGTCTCCTTCGGCATCGGCATGACCTATGCGTTGGAAGCCGCTGACAAATTGGCCGAGGACGGTATTTCGGCAGAGGTCGTGGACCTGCGCACCCTGCGTCCGTTGGACTACGATACCTTGCTGGCTTCGGTGATGAAAACTAACCGCTGCGTGACCGTGGAGGAAGGCTTTCCGGTCTGCTCCATCGGCAACCACCTGTCCGCCTACCTGATGCAGAACGCGTTCGATTACCTCGACGCGCCGGTCATCAACTGTACCGGCAAGGACGTGCCCATGCCCTATGCGGCCAACCTTGAACGCCACGCGCTGATCACCACCGACGAGGTGATCGAAGCCGTCAAACAAGTCACCTACCGGTAA
- the polA gene encoding DNA polymerase I, which produces MAFGKGHHLHLVDGSAFIFRAYHALPPLTRKSDGLPIGAVAGFCNMIYRMIEANTGPDAPTHAAVIFDKGSHTFRNDLYDQYKANREAMPEDLRPQIPLTRDATRAFNLACIEMEGFEADDIIATYARMAREAGGRCTIISSDKDMMQLVGDGVEMFDAMKNNRIGRDGVLEKFGVGPERVVDVQALAGDSVDNVPGAPGIGIKTAALLINEYGDLDQLLARADEIKQPKRRQTLIDHADQIRLSRQLVLLDENVDLAESLDDLEVREPDAEQLLSFLAEMEFRTLTKRVAEQMGAEAPTIAEPTPEAAPDAPEMPAIDHSKYEIVNDVKTLQDWVDRAVARGEVAFDTETTSLNEMVAELVGVSLCIEPGEACYIPLLHRGGGDDLFADTALAEGQIPFEDALAVLKPMLEDDSVLKIAQNAKYDVKVLANYGITVAPIDDTMLLSYALHAGLHNHGMDALSERYLGHTPLPIKALIGSGKSQITFDRVAIADAAPYAAEDADITLRFHKLFKPKLHQVGVTKVYERLERPLVPVLARMERSGIKVDREVLSRMSNAFAQKMAGLEAEIHELAGETFNVGSPAQLGEILFDKMGLDGGKKGKAGKYSTGADILEDLATEHDLPARVLDWRQLSKLKSTYTDALQDHINPDTGRVHTSYSIAGANTGRLASTDPNLQNIPIRSEEGRRIREAFVAEPGKVLVALDYSQIELRILAHIAGIDALKEAFKEGQDIHAATASEMFNVPLEDMTSDVRRQAKAINFGVIYGISGFGLARNLRIPRAEAQGFIDRYFERFPGIRTYMDDTKAFAKENLYVQTLFGRKIHTPEINAKGPGAGFAGRAAINAPIQGTAADIIRRAMVRMEDAIEGIPAKMLLQVHDELVFEVDEDATDALIARAREVMEGAAHPAVHLSVPITVDAGQGANWAEAH; this is translated from the coding sequence ATGGCATTTGGAAAAGGACATCATCTTCACCTCGTGGATGGGTCAGCGTTCATTTTTCGCGCGTACCATGCTCTGCCGCCGCTGACGCGCAAGTCAGATGGTCTTCCAATTGGGGCGGTCGCGGGATTTTGCAACATGATCTACCGGATGATCGAGGCCAACACCGGCCCCGATGCGCCGACCCATGCCGCCGTCATATTCGACAAGGGCAGCCATACGTTCCGCAACGACCTCTATGACCAATACAAGGCCAACCGCGAGGCGATGCCCGAGGATCTGCGGCCGCAGATTCCGCTGACCCGCGATGCGACGCGGGCCTTCAACCTCGCCTGTATCGAGATGGAGGGGTTCGAGGCCGACGATATCATCGCCACCTACGCCCGCATGGCGCGGGAAGCTGGGGGGCGCTGCACGATCATTTCCAGCGACAAGGACATGATGCAACTGGTCGGTGACGGGGTCGAGATGTTCGATGCCATGAAGAACAACCGCATCGGCCGCGACGGCGTGCTGGAGAAATTCGGCGTCGGGCCTGAACGGGTCGTGGATGTGCAGGCGCTGGCAGGCGATAGCGTTGACAACGTCCCCGGTGCACCCGGCATCGGGATCAAGACGGCGGCACTTTTGATCAATGAATACGGGGATCTGGACCAGCTTCTGGCGCGTGCGGACGAGATCAAGCAACCCAAGCGTCGACAGACCCTGATCGATCACGCCGACCAGATCCGCCTGTCGCGACAACTGGTGTTGCTGGATGAAAACGTGGATCTGGCAGAAAGCCTCGATGACCTTGAAGTGCGGGAGCCTGACGCGGAACAACTTCTGTCCTTCCTGGCCGAGATGGAGTTTCGCACGCTCACCAAACGTGTCGCCGAGCAGATGGGCGCCGAGGCCCCGACCATCGCCGAGCCCACGCCCGAAGCGGCCCCTGACGCCCCTGAGATGCCCGCGATCGACCATTCCAAGTATGAGATCGTCAACGACGTCAAGACATTGCAGGACTGGGTAGACCGGGCCGTGGCCCGGGGCGAAGTGGCGTTCGACACCGAAACCACCTCGCTCAACGAGATGGTGGCAGAACTGGTCGGGGTCTCGCTCTGCATTGAACCAGGCGAAGCCTGCTACATCCCGCTTCTGCACCGGGGCGGCGGTGATGACCTCTTCGCCGACACTGCATTGGCCGAGGGGCAGATCCCGTTCGAGGACGCGCTGGCCGTGCTCAAGCCGATGTTGGAGGACGATAGCGTCCTGAAGATCGCCCAGAATGCCAAATATGATGTGAAGGTGCTGGCCAACTACGGCATCACCGTCGCGCCCATCGACGACACGATGCTGCTGTCCTACGCGCTGCACGCGGGTCTGCACAATCACGGCATGGATGCCCTGTCCGAACGCTACCTGGGTCACACGCCTTTGCCGATCAAGGCGCTGATCGGAAGCGGGAAATCCCAGATCACCTTCGACCGAGTCGCGATTGCGGACGCCGCCCCCTATGCGGCTGAAGACGCCGATATCACCCTGCGGTTTCACAAACTGTTCAAACCCAAGCTGCACCAGGTCGGGGTCACGAAGGTCTATGAACGGCTCGAACGCCCGCTGGTTCCCGTCCTTGCGCGCATGGAACGCTCGGGCATCAAGGTCGACCGCGAGGTCCTGTCGCGCATGTCCAACGCCTTCGCCCAGAAAATGGCAGGGCTGGAGGCCGAAATTCACGAGCTGGCCGGAGAGACCTTCAACGTCGGCTCGCCCGCACAGCTTGGCGAGATTCTGTTCGACAAGATGGGTCTGGACGGCGGCAAGAAGGGCAAGGCAGGGAAATACTCCACCGGTGCCGATATCCTCGAAGATCTCGCCACCGAACATGATCTACCCGCCCGCGTGCTGGACTGGCGGCAGTTGTCGAAGCTGAAATCCACCTACACCGACGCGCTGCAAGACCACATCAACCCGGACACGGGCCGCGTACACACGTCGTATTCTATCGCGGGCGCCAACACCGGGCGGCTCGCCTCCACCGATCCGAACCTGCAAAACATCCCGATCCGTTCCGAGGAAGGCCGCCGGATACGCGAAGCTTTTGTGGCCGAACCGGGTAAGGTGCTGGTGGCACTGGACTATTCCCAGATCGAGCTGCGCATCCTTGCCCATATCGCGGGCATCGACGCCCTGAAAGAGGCCTTCAAGGAAGGTCAAGACATTCACGCCGCCACGGCGTCCGAGATGTTCAACGTGCCGCTTGAAGACATGACCTCCGACGTGCGTCGTCAGGCCAAGGCGATCAACTTCGGGGTGATCTACGGTATTTCGGGCTTCGGCCTTGCGCGCAACCTGCGCATCCCGCGGGCCGAGGCGCAGGGCTTCATCGACCGCTATTTCGAACGTTTCCCCGGCATCCGCACCTACATGGACGACACCAAGGCCTTCGCGAAAGAGAACCTCTACGTGCAGACGCTCTTTGGCCGCAAAATCCACACGCCCGAGATCAACGCCAAGGGGCCCGGCGCGGGCTTCGCGGGGCGCGCGGCGATCAACGCGCCGATCCAGGGCACAGCCGCCGACATCATCCGCCGGGCCATGGTACGGATGGAGGACGCGATTGAAGGCATCCCTGCAAAGATGCTTCTCCAGGTCCACGACGAACTGGTGTTCGAGGTCGATGAAGACGCCACCGACGCCCTGATCGCGCGTGCGCGCGAAGTGATGGAAGGCGCCGCCCATCCGGCGGTGCACCTGAGCGTCCCGATCACGGTGGATGCCGGGCAGGGGGCGAACTGGGCAGAGGCGCATTGA
- a CDS encoding FtsB family cell division protein, whose amino-acid sequence MLRTLSLTRAIVPGILFLVGFYFTFAAVQGDNGLFQRIQVEAERDRLTEELARLQMQTERMEILTRRLSDDYLDIDLLDERVRNVLGYARPDELILP is encoded by the coding sequence ATGTTGCGGACCCTATCCCTGACCCGGGCCATCGTGCCGGGCATCCTGTTCCTTGTGGGCTTCTACTTCACCTTCGCTGCGGTGCAGGGGGACAACGGCCTGTTTCAGCGCATCCAGGTCGAGGCCGAACGCGACCGCCTGACCGAAGAACTGGCCCGCCTTCAGATGCAGACCGAGCGGATGGAGATCCTGACGCGGCGGCTCTCGGATGACTACCTCGACATCGATCTTCTGGATGAACGCGTGCGCAACGTCTTGGGCTACGCCCGTCCGGACGAGCTGATCCTTCCCTGA
- a CDS encoding pseudouridine synthase — MLIALNKPMNMLSQFTSEGGWPALDTLGLPKKIYAAGRLDRDSEGLLLLTDDGGLQARISSPKYKSPKVYFALVEGVPDGDALNRLRAGVTLKDGKTAPCEAETVDTPDWIWDRDPPVRVRKTITDTWVRLTLTEGKNRQVRRMCAAVGYPVIRLIRYSIGPHTLETLAPGAWRHVG, encoded by the coding sequence ATGCTGATCGCGCTCAACAAGCCGATGAACATGCTGTCACAATTCACGTCCGAGGGCGGATGGCCCGCGCTCGACACGCTCGGATTGCCGAAGAAGATCTACGCCGCCGGTCGTCTGGATCGCGACAGCGAAGGGCTGTTGCTTCTGACCGATGATGGCGGCCTGCAGGCGCGGATCTCCTCGCCGAAATACAAATCCCCCAAGGTCTATTTCGCATTGGTCGAGGGGGTGCCGGACGGCGATGCCCTGAACAGGTTGCGCGCGGGCGTCACGCTGAAAGACGGCAAGACCGCCCCCTGTGAGGCCGAAACCGTCGATACCCCCGATTGGATCTGGGACCGCGACCCGCCCGTGCGGGTCCGCAAAACAATCACCGACACTTGGGTGCGCCTGACCCTGACAGAGGGCAAGAACCGCCAGGTTCGCCGCATGTGCGCCGCTGTGGGCTATCCGGTGATCCGCCTCATTCGGTATTCCATCGGTCCCCACACCCTTGAAACCCTCGCCCCCGGCGCGTGGCGCCACGTCGGTTGA